One Candidatus Dependentiae bacterium genomic window, TTGAAAATAACATTTACTTTGCCAGCTCACGCAGCGATGCGATCAAGTTTTACCCGCTCTTTGATTGCTTTGCACTGTCGTCCAAAAGCGAGGGACTCTCGATTGCGTTGCTTGAAGCACTCTGCTTTGGACTACCAATTGTCAGTACACACAGCGGCATACAACATGACGTCATAACTCATCAGGTTAATGGGCTTTTGGTACCTATTGGTGATGAGCAGGCTTTAGCACAAGCACTGCTCACCTTAATTAATAACAAGAAGTTAGTAGACTCAATGCACGCAGCAAATCTTGAACTTATCAAATCATTTGATCTTGCTCAGACTATTAATGCTTATCACAAGCTATATCGTTAGGATGATTAGAGTTACTCTTCGTCCCAATCGCTATCGGAATCATCTTCGTCATCATCATCGCTCTCTTCTACTTTATCTCTACGAGCATTCAAAGCATCTGAAAGAATATCTACAAGCTCTTTTTCCTTAGGCTTTGCTTCTTTAGCAGTTATAACAAGCTTCTTCAATTTTTTTGCTGCAAGTTCCTCTACAAAAGACAGCGGTGTCGAACCTGATGCTGGCAGCTTCCCTGCCGCAGGCTTTGATGGCGTTGGTTTTAGAGCTGACCCTTCCGACGGTAAAGCAGGAGGTTTTGGTGGCGGCGGTGGTGATTTAAAGGGAGGAGCTACCGGAATACTACTATCTCCAGATCCCGGTGATGGAACTGGCGATGGAGTCACCACCTCAACTATCGTAATTTTTGGCTTAATCTTGGCGAGTAATGCCTTCCCTTGAGAGGTTCTCTTGTAATGCAACTTGTAGTAATCTTTAAATACACTAACTTCATCCTTGGTTAAAGCTATTTTATTTTTTATCTTGTCCAGAATTGCTAAGTTTTCAGGGCTTAAGTTTTTATGTAAAGAAGCAATAACTCGAGCAATAATCCTCGTCTCTTGATCGGTTAAAAAACTCTGATGCCCTTGAAGTATCTTATCAAATGCTTGATGGATTAAAAGTGGATTTTCATTATTGATTTGATCAAGAACATTGAGACTTCCATACATACGGGCAGGATCGTTTTTTAATTTTTCAATCATATCGGCCAATGGAAGCACAATTGGCTTTTTCTTTGATCCAGGAGTAGCGAGCTTTCCACCAGAAGATGGGGTAGCTGGCAAAGGCCTCGGTTTTTTTCTCAATCCAGTAGATGGAGATTTATTTCCCCTCAATTTCTTTGGAACTGAATGAGCAACAGGTCTACTCGCTTTGCGCTTGTTAGAATGAGCGTTACCTGACAACGAGTTTTTGATTGATTTCAGACCATCCTTTAAAGCAGTAAGCTTGTTTTTTAAGCCAACAAGACTTCCATGCAACTCTTTTACCCGATCTTCAAGCGCCATGGCATGCACCGCATCATAACAAGACAAAACAAAGATACACGCAATCAGTCGACATATCCTTGCATTCAAGCGAACCAAAGCCTGCATGACAAACCCCTTACCATCAAAAAATTATTTCATCTTTAATTCAAGAATACCCAAAAAGTAATCCGTTTAACAAGAAATCCGAAAATCGACAACTTAAATAATCTATTTGAAAAATAATAAAATTTTACAATTTAAAAATATATCAATTAATCGAACGAATAAAAATTAATTTTCACGCAATAAAATTCGCTTGGGCTTAAATTTTATTTGATTTTTTTTATTTTAAGGTGTACAATCAAATACGTAATTTTTTACTTAGATAACCTCCATTTCCCCTGTCCTGGACGTTCGTCTGGATGGGGGTTTTTAATGTCCACTTTTTATACAAATAGTCTATGAAAACATATAAAATTACCGTTGCTTATGACGGAACAAATTACTACGGGTGGCAAATACAACCATCAGCCGCGACCGTTGCCCAGGCACTTCAGACCTCTTTTACGCGAACATTTAATCACCCTATAACTCTTTTGGGGGCCTCTCGAACTGATACCGGTGTTCATGCGTTAGGACAAATTGCGCGGGTAAGAACATCGCTTGCTATCGGCCCAGATCAAATTTTGAAAGCTTGGAATAGCGCCCTGCCAAATGATATCCGAATCAGATCACTTGTTCCAATTGATGATAACTTTAATCCATGCTCAAATGTATTTGAAAAAACTTATTGGTACACGCTTTTTCTTAAACCGCCACTTCCTTTTGTAGCTCGCTACGGATGGTACTATCCATTTATGGACAGAGTTGATTTGGGAAAATTTCAAGACATTTTAAAGCTGTACGTTGGAACACATGATTTCGCATCATTTTGCAAAAGAGACGGTGAAAGAACAACCATAAGAACCATCAACAGCATCACCGTAAAAAAATTATCTCGCTGGAACATGGTCCACATCGCCATAAAAGGGCCATCATTTTTACGTTTTCAAATCAGACGAATGATTGGATATGCACTTGATATTGCACAACAACCAAAAGTCCCGGTAGACTATATCAAAGCGATGCTTGATAACCCTAACCCCCAACAAACATTGGTCAAAGCTGATGGCTCGGGACTCTGTTTGCGAAAAGTGATATACCTCAATGAACTTAACAATGAGCAAAGAACTTTTTAAACGTACTATTACTTCAGTTATTCTGATCAGCTGCCTTGGTGGAGCCTATCTCCATTCAACAACACTCTATAGCGCTCTTTTGATAGCGCTTGATTTAATGATTTTCAACTTTGAACTCCCCAATCTTTTTCCAATAAACAGCCTCAAGCGTTTTGCTTTAGGTATTATCTATCCAGGAATATCAATAGTATGCTTAATTTTACTCAACGAAGTTTATAGAGTTGAAAATATGATACTTCCGCTCTACCCATTTTTCATTGCTTGGAGCGCTGACACCTGCGGCTACTTTGTTGGCAAAGCAATTGGACGGCACAAAATGTGCCCAACAATCAGCCCGGGCAAAAGCTGGGAGGGATTTGGAGGAAGCATTTTAGGTGTTCTTGCCGTGCACATCTTTCTTTCCCCGGTCCTTATCAATACACCATTTTCATTAAGTATTGGATGGGTAAAAATAGCCCTATTGACTGTAATTATGACAACCATCGCATTTCTTGGTGGCCTCATGCTTTCATTCCTTAAGCGCAAGCAGGGCTTAAAAGACGCTGGAAATGTTCTTCCCGGACATGGTGGTTTTCTTGATCGATTTGATTCTGTTTTTTTTGTTGCACCTGCAACATGGCTTACTCTTTTATTGGCACAATTTTTGTCAACATAAGCTCAACGCTTTGATCTGATACATTCAATGAATCAAATTTCAAAACAAAATCTATTGGAACGTGAAAAAGGGCACCTTTGCAGGTGCCCTTTTTGTATTCTTAGCTTAATTCAGCTGCGATTAGAATCGGGATGATCCGCCATCGGATGATCTGCCGAAACCACGGTCGTTGCCAAAGCCGCCACGACGATCGCCGCCGCGTTGGTCTCCGCCACGTCCACCATCACGACGGTATCCGCCACCGCCGAAACGACGTTCTCCGCCGCCATTACCAAATTCACGACGTGGACGAGCTTCGCTTACGCGCAATCTTTGTCCTTGAACTTCAAAGCCGTTCAAACCAGTGATAGCGTTTTCGCCGTCCATGTCTTCGCTCATTTCAACGAAGCCAAAACCACGAGACTCGCCGCTCAATTTGTCTTTGATGACGTGAGCTGTTTTAACTGAGCCGTATGAGGTAAAAAGGTTTTGAAGTTCTTGGTCTGAAACTGTTGCAGGTAAATTGCCAACGTAAATTCTTTTCATATCGAATTCTCTCTAAAAGTATATATCTAAAACTAATCAACTATTACATATGGCTCGTTTGCCATTTATTATATTCTCACTCAATTCTCAAGCGATACGGCCCCTTCACACAAAGTAAACATAAACCTATCAACTAAAATATTTCACTTAGAGATTCGATTAACGAACTCTTATAAATCAAAAGGTGGCAATCAATCACGTACCTATACTTTCATCTATCATACGTCACGAATGAATTTGCCGCAAATAAAAGTTATATTCCTCTTAAATTGTAGCTTTTTATGCATTTTTAGATAAAAAATAAAAACCTAACGGGCTTGCCATGCCAGACTTCTTTGCTTATCCTTCCAGGTCTAATCATTTTTATTTAAATTCAAAAGGACCTCTATGAAACACTCAATCTCATTGAAACTTCTTATTATATTCGCAACTCTTGGCCTCTTTAACCTGAATGCAAATCAGACCAGCGACAATTATGTTCAGGCATTTCGAGCAGCTATCCGCTTTAATAACCTCTATCTCCATCAGCAAGCTCCGGCTCTAAGCAAACTGATTAATGATGGAATAGCCATTATGGAAAAAAACTCTGTACGTGAAGACGCTTTTTTCAAACCCAATCATGTAACAATAACGAAAACCCGCTTATGGCAATATGCACGTGCTGAAAAGCCTAAAACCAAAAATGAGCGTGCTCTATTACGCACAGAATTTATCCAAGAACTCACGATTCTTAGAAACTTTTTCACTCATTTCAGAGGAAGTTCGGACGAAGATAATCAAATTTCTATTACTGCTCTAGAAACCATAAACCAATTCGAACGAGACTTCTCTTAGAATAATCTGAACGACAGAAAGCTCATTTACGGACAACAAAAAAGGCTCACGAATTTGTGAGCCTTTTTTGTTACTTTTTTATTTTTTAATTTTTAAAAATCAAATGAACTCTCTTCATCACCCAACGACTCGCTTACATCGCCTGCACTATCTTGAGGGGCTGTCTCTGGAGAATTAAACATGGCGTCAAGATCGTTATCTGTGGTTGATTCTGTAGAAGCTGCTGCAACTGACGAACCATCTGCCGAACTATCTGCAGGCGCTTGAGCATGTGTACTTGGTATAGACGCTGCCATAGGAGGTTGTACCGGCACACTTGGCGCTGGTGGTATTACAGCTGGAGCTTGAGCGGGCTGACTTGGCGCAGAAGATTCTGTTACTGGCGCTGAAGGTGAAACTTCTGGAGCTGCTGCTTGTGCCGTAGTATCGTGAGCTGTTGCTGTTTGATCTGCAGATCCTTGCTTAGGCTTGCTTTTATCTTTAGGCTTAATCTTGTCTTTAGGTTTGCTTTTGTCCTTAGGCTTGTCTTTAGTCTTGGCCTTGTCCTTAGGAGTCTTACTCTCTTTACCTTCCTTAGATTTCTTCTCTTCTTTCTGCTGCTTCTTTTGAGCTTTTTTTTCCTCTTTTGCCTTCTTCTTTGCCTCTTTGTCTTGAGAACCTTTCTCTTCTTTCTTCTCTCCGCCCCCACCACCTAAAAAGTCAAAGAGACCCGCCTGACTGGTTGCAACGCCAGTAGCACAAATCACCATGAGTAAAGCAAGTAACCGCATATTATTTTTCATACAAATCCCCTGTCATTTAAAAACGCTTTTTTATAAACTAAAAACTATTCTCTACCTCCAGAATAGCAAAGAGTATTTCCAAATAGCAAATTAGAAAAAAGTAAATGTAAAACTAATTCTTTAAGTTTTTCTTAAATGAAAGCCTACAGTCGGTAAAAAAGACCACGCAGTTGCAAGCCCTTTTATGAACTTTTAACATTTTAAAAATTGAATAAGCTCCCTAAATCAGCCGATGGCTCGCTAGAATCAGCAGAACCTTCTTGTGAAACAGGATCTGGAGAGCTTAACATTGCGTCAAGATCGGTATCAGCTGTCGGTTGAACAGTAGCAGCCTGCTCTACAGTAGAAGCCGAAACCTGCGTTTGCTCAGATTGCCCTGATGGTTTAGCTTCTGCTTGAACTCCTGAATCCGAAGCAGAAATTACTCCCGGAATAGGTCCTTCTAACAAATACTTATCAAGCCACGCTTTATCTTCGAGCTTATCTTTTACGGCTCTTTCTTTTGCTTCTCTCAACTCTTTTGCTTCTCTTTCTTGCTCTTCTCGCCTTACCTTTTTCTCCCAAGATTGATAATCTTGCTGTCTTTTAAGCATTTCTGCTGCTCGTTTTTGTCGCTCCTTAAGCTGCTTCTCTTCACGCTCCCGTTTTTCCTTTAATCTTTTTACTTCCTGCTCTTTGTTCTTCTTCGGATCCTTTTCCTCAGTCTTTCTTTGTAGATCCTGAGATTCCCTTTCTTCTTCTTTCTGCTTTTCTTTAGCCTCCCATGCATCATTTTCCTGCTTTGCTTTGAGCATTTCAGCTTTTCGCTTTTGACGCTCTTGAGTCCGACTATCTTCTCGTTCCTGTTTTTCACGAGCACTTTTTGCCTTGCGTTCTTCTTTCTCTTTTGCCCTTTTCAGCTTATCTTTTTGCCAATTTTTATACTGATCAACACGTTCCTTTTGTCGATTAAGAGCCTCTTTCTGTTTTCGCTCTTCTCGCTCTTCTGGAGTCTCTTCTTTTTTGCCTCCACCAAAGATAAAATCCAATGGTCCGGCATAGTTTCTTTCAATACCGATAGCAAATATCAACATGAGTATAGTTAACAAACGAATATTGATGTTCATACACAAGTCTCCCTTTTTTATACTTAAAATTGACTATTTCAGATCTCTTTGAGTATCCAAAACGTGCACAACAGCAGTCAACATTTGATTGCAATAGAAAAGGGCCCGACATCAAGCTGATATCGGGCCCTTTTCTAAAATTAATACTTATGCTGCAGAGCAGGAGTTACTATTGTTTTTTTTACTCAGAAGAAGTTGTAATTGTTGATAAACTCTTTTCACTTCATCAACAGAAGCTTCATTTTCAAGCGTCGTTACATCACCAACAGGAAGCCCCTCAAGGACTGCACGTAAAACTCGACGCATTATTTTACCAGAACGAGTTTTTGGTAAACTATCAACAAAATAAATCCCACAAGGCATGATAAACGAGCCGATATGAGCTCTCGTACTTTGAATAATTTCGCGTTCAAGATCAACACTTGAAGTAAATCCTTGGCGCACAATAGCAAAGATAACAACACCTTCACCTGTAATAGGGTGAGAAACTCCAATTGCTGCAGCTTCGGCAATCGCAGGGACTGCCACGGTAGCGCTTTCAATTTCAGCCGTTCCAATGCGATGCCCCGCAATATTTAATACTTCATCAGCACGTCCAAGCAACCAAAAATAACCGTTCTTATCCTTAATTGCATAGTCACCAGAATAGTACATTCCCTTAAAGCGCTCCCAGTAAACTGCCTTAAAGCGCTCTGGGGCTTTGTACAATCCAATCGCCATACCAGGCCATGGATTTTTCACAACCAAAAAACCCTTTGTGCCTGCTGGTACTGAATTTCCAAACTCATCAATAACATCAGCATCAATCAACGGCATTGGCTTGGTTGCAGAACCGGGCTTAAGATCAACCAAATCAAGCCCTGCAGTTGGTGCAATCATAAATCCGCCCGTTTCAGTCTGCCACCACGTATCAATAACCGGACAGCGCTTGCCACCAATAACATCGTAATACCACTGCCATACTTCTGGATTAATTGGCTCACCAACTGATCCTAAAATTTTAAGGCTGCTCAAATCATGCTTAGTAATGTACTCAACGTCATAACGTTTAAACATACGCAGCGCTGTTGGTGAGGTATAAAAGATGGTTATTTTGTAGTTTGCAATTAGCTTCCACCACTGATCTGGCGCTGGAAAATCTGGCGCCCCCTCATACATCACACTTGAAATACCATGCATCAGAGGGCCATAAATTACGTATGAATGCCCGGTAATCCAGCCAATATCTGCTGTACACCAATAAATTGAATCTTCTTGCACATTAAATGCCCACTTGATCGTCGCATAAACGTAGGTCAAATAGCCGCCAGTTGAATGAGTAATTCCTTTAGGCTTACCGGTTGTCCCTGAGGTATACAAAATAAAAAGCGGATGATTTGACTCGACAGACACAGGCTCTACAAAATCTGCAGCCTGCTCGTACAGGTCATTCACAACCAGATCGCGCCCTTGCGTCAATGCAAGCTCCTGCTCGAGACGCTTAAGAACAAAAACTTTCTCGATGGTACAGGGCACTTCAAGCGCTTGGTCTACAATCTGCTTGAGATTTATGGAGCGCCCTTTTCGATAGACTACATCTGCTGTAAAAATAAATTTTGCTTGCGCATCACCAATGCGATCTTGCAGTGCTGCTGCACTAAAACCAGAAAATACAACCGACAGGGTAGCGCCAAGGCGAGTAATTGCAAGCATTGCAGCAGCAGCCTCTGGCGTCATGGGAAGATAGACAATAACTACATCACCTTTTTTAACCCCAGCATCGCGCATAATCGATGCGTATTTATTGGTCATCAAAAATAATTGCCCATAGGTCACGGTACGATTATTACCGCACTCATCTTCCCAATAAAATGCTATTTTTTCTTGAAGTCCATTTTTGATATGCACGTCAAGACAGGCATATGAGGCATTAATCTGCCCATCAACAAACCAGTGCGCAAAAGGCTCCGTCCAATTCAAAGCCTTGGTCCAG contains:
- the truA gene encoding tRNA pseudouridine(38-40) synthase TruA, producing the protein MKTYKITVAYDGTNYYGWQIQPSAATVAQALQTSFTRTFNHPITLLGASRTDTGVHALGQIARVRTSLAIGPDQILKAWNSALPNDIRIRSLVPIDDNFNPCSNVFEKTYWYTLFLKPPLPFVARYGWYYPFMDRVDLGKFQDILKLYVGTHDFASFCKRDGERTTIRTINSITVKKLSRWNMVHIAIKGPSFLRFQIRRMIGYALDIAQQPKVPVDYIKAMLDNPNPQQTLVKADGSGLCLRKVIYLNELNNEQRTF
- the acs gene encoding acetate--CoA ligase — protein: MVNNSSLSTSTSISLKNQADREMFWEQQAEKLPWFKRWTKALNWTEPFAHWFVDGQINASYACLDVHIKNGLQEKIAFYWEDECGNNRTVTYGQLFLMTNKYASIMRDAGVKKGDVVIVYLPMTPEAAAAMLAITRLGATLSVVFSGFSAAALQDRIGDAQAKFIFTADVVYRKGRSINLKQIVDQALEVPCTIEKVFVLKRLEQELALTQGRDLVVNDLYEQAADFVEPVSVESNHPLFILYTSGTTGKPKGITHSTGGYLTYVYATIKWAFNVQEDSIYWCTADIGWITGHSYVIYGPLMHGISSVMYEGAPDFPAPDQWWKLIANYKITIFYTSPTALRMFKRYDVEYITKHDLSSLKILGSVGEPINPEVWQWYYDVIGGKRCPVIDTWWQTETGGFMIAPTAGLDLVDLKPGSATKPMPLIDADVIDEFGNSVPAGTKGFLVVKNPWPGMAIGLYKAPERFKAVYWERFKGMYYSGDYAIKDKNGYFWLLGRADEVLNIAGHRIGTAEIESATVAVPAIAEAAAIGVSHPITGEGVVIFAIVRQGFTSSVDLEREIIQSTRAHIGSFIMPCGIYFVDSLPKTRSGKIMRRVLRAVLEGLPVGDVTTLENEASVDEVKRVYQQLQLLLSKKNNSNSCSAA
- a CDS encoding phosphatidate cytidylyltransferase, with the protein product MNLTMSKELFKRTITSVILISCLGGAYLHSTTLYSALLIALDLMIFNFELPNLFPINSLKRFALGIIYPGISIVCLILLNEVYRVENMILPLYPFFIAWSADTCGYFVGKAIGRHKMCPTISPGKSWEGFGGSILGVLAVHIFLSPVLINTPFSLSIGWVKIALLTVIMTTIAFLGGLMLSFLKRKQGLKDAGNVLPGHGGFLDRFDSVFFVAPATWLTLLLAQFLST
- a CDS encoding RNA-binding protein; translated protein: MKRIYVGNLPATVSDQELQNLFTSYGSVKTAHVIKDKLSGESRGFGFVEMSEDMDGENAITGLNGFEVQGQRLRVSEARPRREFGNGGGERRFGGGGYRRDGGRGGDQRGGDRRGGFGNDRGFGRSSDGGSSRF